CTTCCCGATTTCACCAAACAAAGAAGAGAACATATTTCCTGAATTATTATATATTTGAGATAGCTGCGGATCATCATTTTCAAATGAGTTCATTTTTATTTCCTCACTACATTATTTTCTCAGACTGGTACATTGTGTATTATTAGGTAATTACTCTTTTGACATTTCCTCAAAGTATGCTTTTATCAGACCTTCATACCCCTCCGGCAGATCTTCATAGTATGCAGGTGAGGACATTACATTAACCTCATGGGCCGAAGATGGGACAAAATCAAATATCTGCGGTTCTCCCTCCTCTTCTCTGGCAAATCCCATACCACTTCCCGGAGGTATTGTAAGATCCACATCTTTGCCTTCAACAACAATTATCGTTCTTTCTCCATCAGGCAGCTCTGGTGCATCTGTTTCATCAGTAGTGTCGTCTCCTACAGGCAATGGATCGCTTGGATCATCATTTATTCTTGGAATAAATGGGATTCTTTCTCCATATTCTATTATACTCTCAGGTGCAAAATCTGTACGCGTATCAGTAGCTGTGATGTATACGAGTACAGAAGTTAAAGCAAGTAGCGTAAGAACAGTTACCTTGATTCTTTTTTTGTTCAGAAGGTCTGAAGGCTTTATTGCTTCCTTTTTATTTGAAGCTGCATTTGATTCCGATTTTTTGAAGCCGGAAATATCTTCAGAAACTCCTTTTATCAGGTCAGAGACCACTATATTTGTTTTTTCACGGTTATCATATGCTGTTTTTAACCTATCTTTAAGTATGGAATATCTCGATTCCAGCAGATCCATTGAATTTAGATAGTTCTTTCGAAAATGCAATACTGATACCAGGATCAGAGAAATTATAGCAACTGCGATAATTGATGCAACTGTGTCAAAGGAGATGGCAATATCGTATAGATAGTAGGTTCTTCCTGCATATATTTCAAGAAATGATATAAAGGCAAAAAGTTGATTGATATTAAATATGTAGAATATAATATAGAGTACAACTGAAATAATTAAAAAATCCATAAATATATAGATATATCGGTATTTCTTAATCGCAGAATCGTATTTTTGAATCAGGTCGTCAAATTCCATCTTCATTCTCTTGGTCATTTTCTCTTAATTATCTGTTTGTTCCGGATAGTGGTGTATGGGATATGAACCCAGAACCTTAATATTTTTTACTTTCATGGCTACACCATCAATGGCTTCTTTTATGTCCTTCTCATTTATGCTGCCATTGAGGTCTATGTAGAAAACATAGTCTCCAAGGCCTTTTTTTGATGGCCGTGATTCAATGCGTGTCAGGTTTATATCTCTGGAGGCAAATTCTCCCAGAATTGTGTAAAGAGCTCCAGGGCTATCCTTTTCAATATATACTATAATTGATGTTCTGTAATCTGGCCCATCAGGGGTTATAAGATCTGCTGTGATATTCTTTATCTCTTCAGATAGATCAGGGGATGAGATGACTATGAATCTAGTATGATTATTTTTTTTATCCTGGATATCTGTGATAAGAATTTCAAGTCCATATTTATCTGCAGATTCACGTGATGCAATTGCTGCCATCTCAGCAAATTCATTGGAAAGTTTTGCAGCATGTGAGGTGCTTCCTGTAGTTCTTATTTCAGTATTTGGAAAATTTGATTTAAGGAATTGTCTGCATTGGGCAAGAGCCTGTGGGTGGGACAGGATTATTCTAATATCATCCAATGTTCCTTTTGAAAGCAGGCAATGCTGAATGGGAACAACAACTTCTCCAACTATAACGACTGAAGATTCCAGCAACTGGTCCAGTGTGATCCCAATAGAACCTTCAATTGAATTTTCGATAGGTATTATGCCAGCATCTACTGTCCTGTCCTGAACGGATTCAAAAACATCCTGAATATCTTGATAATATACAATTTCCAGGCTGGTTACATGTCTGCTTTTGCTCCATTCATCTACTGCCTTTTGTGAATATGAGCCAGCCGGACCCAGCGCTCCAATGTTCATGCTCTTCAATTAACTGTTTATTTAAAATAACTTTTGATAGGTTTGAATATATTTGAACCTATCAACCGGATACGCTGAGGTTTTTATAAATCCACTGATAAGCTTACATCATTTCCAGTTATTTTTCTTATACAGATATTTTTCAAATTCAATTATAAAGAACACCGTACTCCCAACAGGTATTATGTACATCAGGTGTTCAAGTGTTAGCGGTGCTGTTCCAAAGATGAAATTCATTGTTGGATGATATGTAATCAGTGCCTGTAAGGCTATTGTGACTAATATTCCAAGCCACATATATCTGTTAGATAAAATATCTCTGAAGACATATTCATACATTGATTTTGCGTTGAACAGATAGAATATCTGGAAACAGAATACAGTATTTAAGGCAACTGTCCTTGCCACATCAATATCCATGGAATTTTCAAGTTCCAGGAAAAAGAGTGAAAAGGCCCCTGTAACCATCAGGAGGCTTACAAGTGCAATTCTTCTTTTGATTATTGGGATCAGAAGTGGCTCATCAGTTGGTCTTGGTGGTACATTAAGAAGTCCTCTTTCCCGTTTTTCCATTGCAATCGGAATACCAAGACATACCGCAGTAACCATGTTTACCCATAGTACCTGGACTGGCAGGAGCGGTAATGTCAGTCCAAGCAGTATTGCCAGTACAATGATCAGAGCCTGTCCACCATTGGTCGGAAGCAGCCATACAATGATTTTCTGGATCTTGCTGTATACATCCCTTCCTTCCTCCACAGCAGCAACAATTGATGCAAAATTATCATCTGCAAGAACCATATCTGATGCTTCACGGGCCACTTCTGTACCTGACAATCCCATCGCAATTCCAATATCCGCATTTTTGAGTGCCGGAGCGTCATTTATTCCATCACCGGTGACTGCAACCACATCTCCCCGGGATTGCAGAAGCTTTACAATTCTTAATTTATGTTCCGGACTTGTCCTGGCAAAAACTGACACATTTTCAAACGCTTTAAGCATATCCTTGTCAGACATTTTATCAATGTCACTGCCGGTTATTGATCCTTCGGAATCAATGCCAAGCTTTCTGGCAATTGCACTTGCTGTAAGTGAGTGATCACCTGTAATCATTATTACTCTGATACCTGCAGATTTGCATTTCTTTATAGATTCCTTGACTTCTTCTCTGGGCGGATCAATCATTCCCTGCATCCCTACAAATACCAGATCTTCTAACTGGGACGGATCTATTCTTTCTGTACCGTCTTCCATCTTCAGATAGGCCATTCCAATGACACGCAGTCCCATAGATGCCATTTCATCTGCTTTTTCTGAAATTTTTGCAAGATGTTCTGCTTTAAGATCCTTAACACTTTCACCATCAAAATAGAACTGGGACATCTCAAGTATTTTTTCAGGAGACCCCTTTACATAAGCAATTTTTTCTCCTTCTTCGTTTTCATGTAATGTAGCCATATAACGCATTTCAGATTCAAAAGGTATAACATCCAGCCTGTGATCGTGGAACTTACCTGCTTTTTTGGCAGATACCAGGAGTGCCCCTTCTGTGGGATCTCCATCAATTGTTTCATCTTTGTATGATGCATCATTACAAAGAAATCCAGTTTTGAGTGTTTCTACAAGAACCGGATCTTTTAGAGGGTCAACTTTTTCTCCTTCTAAATTAAAATCTCCCTCAGGGGAATAGCCTGCTCCAGTGACTGAATAGATTCTCTCATTTGCAGTGTATATTTTTGTAACAGTCATTTGATTTTTTGTAAGAGTTCCTGTTTTATCCGAACATATTACAGTTGCAGAACCAAGAGTTTCAACAGAGGGCATTGATCTGATGATCGCGTTTCTTGAGGCCATTGCCTTTACTCCAATGGCAAGAGTTATAGTCAGTGTTGCAGGAAGACCTTCAGGAATAGCAGCTACTGCAAGACTTACCGAGGCAAGAAACGTTTCCAGAATATCCAGCTCTCTGAATATACCTGCAAGAAATGTAAATGAAGCCACTGCAATTATGGCTATAGAGAGTAAAATTCCGAAACTTTCCATCTTTTTAATAAGAGGAGTTTTAATTTCTCTGCTCTCTCTAATTGACTCGGATATACGGCCAATTTCTGTATGGTTCCCTGTTGCTGTGACTATTCCTCTTCCAATTCCCTGATGAATGTAGGTGCCTGCAAAGGCCATATTTTTCTGATCCCCAGGGGAAACATCCTTCTTTTCAACCGGATCAGTTATTTTTTCAACCGGGACCGATTCTCCTGTGAGTGGTGATTCATCACAGGTGAAGTTTTTAATATAAAATAGGCGCAGATCTGCAGGAACCCTGTCTCCTGCTTCCAGTAATACAAGGTCCCCTACCACAAGTTCTCTGCTGGAAATTACTTTCCTGTCCCCATCTCTGATAACGGTGGCTTCAGGAACCATCATCTCAGAAAGGGCCTCAAGGGCACGTTCTGCTTTTCTTTCCTGAATGAACCCGATGATCGAGTTTGCAAATACAACTCCAAGAATTACTGCTGAATCTATGTGTTCTCCTAAAAGAAAAGTAATTAATGATGCTACCAGCAGGATATATATGAGTGGACTTGCAAACTGTTTTGCAAATTTATAGAGTGGACCGTGTTTCTTCTTTGTTTCAATCTCGTTATATCCATCTCTTTCAAGCCTGTTTTTAGCTTCCTGATCCGTAATTCCCTCTTGATCACTTTCCAGTAGTTCAAAGACCT
Above is a genomic segment from Methanosalsum zhilinae DSM 4017 containing:
- the pheA gene encoding prephenate dehydratase, yielding MNIGALGPAGSYSQKAVDEWSKSRHVTSLEIVYYQDIQDVFESVQDRTVDAGIIPIENSIEGSIGITLDQLLESSVVIVGEVVVPIQHCLLSKGTLDDIRIILSHPQALAQCRQFLKSNFPNTEIRTTGSTSHAAKLSNEFAEMAAIASRESADKYGLEILITDIQDKKNNHTRFIVISSPDLSEEIKNITADLITPDGPDYRTSIIVYIEKDSPGALYTILGEFASRDINLTRIESRPSKKGLGDYVFYIDLNGSINEKDIKEAIDGVAMKVKNIKVLGSYPIHHYPEQTDN
- a CDS encoding DUF7502 family protein, which codes for MTKRMKMEFDDLIQKYDSAIKKYRYIYIFMDFLIISVVLYIIFYIFNINQLFAFISFLEIYAGRTYYLYDIAISFDTVASIIAVAIISLILVSVLHFRKNYLNSMDLLESRYSILKDRLKTAYDNREKTNIVVSDLIKGVSEDISGFKKSESNAASNKKEAIKPSDLLNKKRIKVTVLTLLALTSVLVYITATDTRTDFAPESIIEYGERIPFIPRINDDPSDPLPVGDDTTDETDAPELPDGERTIIVVEGKDVDLTIPPGSGMGFAREEEGEPQIFDFVPSSAHEVNVMSSPAYYEDLPEGYEGLIKAYFEEMSKE
- a CDS encoding cation-translocating P-type ATPase is translated as MGGEVKWYHRPVDEVFELLESDQEGITDQEAKNRLERDGYNEIETKKKHGPLYKFAKQFASPLIYILLVASLITFLLGEHIDSAVILGVVFANSIIGFIQERKAERALEALSEMMVPEATVIRDGDRKVISSRELVVGDLVLLEAGDRVPADLRLFYIKNFTCDESPLTGESVPVEKITDPVEKKDVSPGDQKNMAFAGTYIHQGIGRGIVTATGNHTEIGRISESIRESREIKTPLIKKMESFGILLSIAIIAVASFTFLAGIFRELDILETFLASVSLAVAAIPEGLPATLTITLAIGVKAMASRNAIIRSMPSVETLGSATVICSDKTGTLTKNQMTVTKIYTANERIYSVTGAGYSPEGDFNLEGEKVDPLKDPVLVETLKTGFLCNDASYKDETIDGDPTEGALLVSAKKAGKFHDHRLDVIPFESEMRYMATLHENEEGEKIAYVKGSPEKILEMSQFYFDGESVKDLKAEHLAKISEKADEMASMGLRVIGMAYLKMEDGTERIDPSQLEDLVFVGMQGMIDPPREEVKESIKKCKSAGIRVIMITGDHSLTASAIARKLGIDSEGSITGSDIDKMSDKDMLKAFENVSVFARTSPEHKLRIVKLLQSRGDVVAVTGDGINDAPALKNADIGIAMGLSGTEVAREASDMVLADDNFASIVAAVEEGRDVYSKIQKIIVWLLPTNGGQALIIVLAILLGLTLPLLPVQVLWVNMVTAVCLGIPIAMEKRERGLLNVPPRPTDEPLLIPIIKRRIALVSLLMVTGAFSLFFLELENSMDIDVARTVALNTVFCFQIFYLFNAKSMYEYVFRDILSNRYMWLGILVTIALQALITYHPTMNFIFGTAPLTLEHLMYIIPVGSTVFFIIEFEKYLYKKNNWK